The Synchiropus splendidus isolate RoL2022-P1 chromosome 1, RoL_Sspl_1.0, whole genome shotgun sequence genome includes a window with the following:
- the snx30 gene encoding sorting nexin-30 isoform X1, whose product MNSNVVRVDSGLPTSRNHNNSLIHRQKHQHLSFVRADCLLTTVPYLSTQEAGLANGTPVETSSPSSVSSLFNRLQLDDDLEADIPRDPYDSTETRDLFVTVDDPKKHVSTMETYITYRVSTKTTRVEFDLPEYCVRRRYQDFDWLRIKLEDSQPTHLVPPLPEKFVMKGVVDRFSEDFVETRMKALDKFLKRVADHPVLSFNPHLHAFLSAKDLNKRQGLALLTKVGESVKHVAGGYRLRARPPEFCAMGDYLDTFSQKLGTIDRIAQRILREQSEYLVELREYGSVYSNWARSEEVLQRPLEGVASCMTTCSGALDDLSESMSQDFLPVLREYSLYVESMKNVLRKRDQSQAEYEGRLEAAVLRKQEDKTPIPVEVEKCQDKVECFNADLKADWDRWQSNKRLDFKQLLSGMADKNVSYYEKCQAAWESLITVLQDKPTEDKTSETN is encoded by the exons ATGAATAGCAATGTTGTGCGAGTTGATTCTGGATTACCAACCAGCCGTAACCACAACAACAGCCTCATTCACCGACAAAAACATCAGCATCTGTCCTTTGTTAGAGCTGATTGTCTCCTCACCACAGTGCCATATTTGTCCACTCAGGAAGCCGGATTGGCCAACGGCACGCCGGTGGAGACGTCCAGTCCGTCCTCCGTGTCCTCGCTGTTCAACAGGCTGCAGCTGGACGACGACTTGGAGGCCGACATTCCCAGGGACCCTTATGACTCCACAGAGACGCGTGACCTGTTTGTCACGGTGGATGACCCGAAGAAGCACGTGTCCACCATGGAGACCTACATCACCTACAGAGTTTCGACAAAG ACGACTCGGGTCGAGTTTGACCTCCCGGAGTATTGTGTGCGACGGCGCTACCAGGACTTTGACTGGCTTAGGATCAAGTTGGAAGACAGTCAGCCGACCCATCTGGTTCCG CCGCTGCCAGAGAAGTTTGTCATGAAAGGAGTCGTGGACCGTTTCTCAGAAGATTTTGTTGAAACACGGATGAAGGCTCTGGATAAGTTCCTGAAGAGAGTTGCAGACCACCCTGTCCTGTCCTTCAACCCTCATCTTCATGCTTTCCTGTCAGCCAAG GACCTGAACAAGCGTCAGGGTCTGGCTCTGCTGACCAAAGTGGGCGAGTCGGTCAAACATGTGGCGGGCGGCTACAGGCTGAGAGCGCGACCGCCCGAGTTCTGCGCCATGGGAGATTACCTTGACACTTTCAGCCAGAAACTGGGAACCATCGACCGCATTGCTCAGAGGATCCTCAGAGAGCAATCAG AATACCTCGTGGAGCTGCGGGAATATGGAAGTGTGTACTCCAACTGGGCACGCTCCGAGGAGGTGttgcagcgccccctggagggTGTGGCTAGCTGCATGACGACCTGCAGCGGAGCGCTGGACGACCTCAGCGAGAGCATGAGTCAGGACTTTCTACCTGTGCTCAGAGAGTACAGTCTCTATGTGGAGTCTATGAAG AACGTGCTAAGGAAGCGAGATCAGAGCCAGGCGGAGTATGAAGGACGACTAGAAGCGGCTGTGCTCCGTAAACAGGAAGACAAAACGCCT ATACcggtggaggtggagaagtgCCAGGACAAGGTGGAGTGCTTCAACGCAGACCTGAAGGCCGACTGGGATCGTTGGCAGAGCAACAAGAGACTGGACTTTAAGCAGCTTCTCAGCGGCATGgctgacaaaaatgtcagctACTATGAAAAG TGCCAGGCCGCGTGGGAATCGCTCATTACTGTGCTGCAGGACAAACCGACGGAGGACAAAACTAGTGAGACGAACTGA
- the snx30 gene encoding sorting nexin-30 isoform X2, whose product MSVGGPRGLASSGQKPIAEMVHPLSATEESLSPGPDVTADGDQEAGLANGTPVETSSPSSVSSLFNRLQLDDDLEADIPRDPYDSTETRDLFVTVDDPKKHVSTMETYITYRVSTKTTRVEFDLPEYCVRRRYQDFDWLRIKLEDSQPTHLVPPLPEKFVMKGVVDRFSEDFVETRMKALDKFLKRVADHPVLSFNPHLHAFLSAKDLNKRQGLALLTKVGESVKHVAGGYRLRARPPEFCAMGDYLDTFSQKLGTIDRIAQRILREQSEYLVELREYGSVYSNWARSEEVLQRPLEGVASCMTTCSGALDDLSESMSQDFLPVLREYSLYVESMKNVLRKRDQSQAEYEGRLEAAVLRKQEDKTPIPVEVEKCQDKVECFNADLKADWDRWQSNKRLDFKQLLSGMADKNVSYYEKCQAAWESLITVLQDKPTEDKTSETN is encoded by the exons ATGAGTGTCGGCGGTCCGAGAGGCCTGGCCAGCTCGGGGCAGAAGCCTATAGCGGAGATGGTTCATCCGCTGTCCGCCACTGAGGAGTCACTCTCCCCGGGGCCGGATGTCACCGCTGACGGGGACCAG GAAGCCGGATTGGCCAACGGCACGCCGGTGGAGACGTCCAGTCCGTCCTCCGTGTCCTCGCTGTTCAACAGGCTGCAGCTGGACGACGACTTGGAGGCCGACATTCCCAGGGACCCTTATGACTCCACAGAGACGCGTGACCTGTTTGTCACGGTGGATGACCCGAAGAAGCACGTGTCCACCATGGAGACCTACATCACCTACAGAGTTTCGACAAAG ACGACTCGGGTCGAGTTTGACCTCCCGGAGTATTGTGTGCGACGGCGCTACCAGGACTTTGACTGGCTTAGGATCAAGTTGGAAGACAGTCAGCCGACCCATCTGGTTCCG CCGCTGCCAGAGAAGTTTGTCATGAAAGGAGTCGTGGACCGTTTCTCAGAAGATTTTGTTGAAACACGGATGAAGGCTCTGGATAAGTTCCTGAAGAGAGTTGCAGACCACCCTGTCCTGTCCTTCAACCCTCATCTTCATGCTTTCCTGTCAGCCAAG GACCTGAACAAGCGTCAGGGTCTGGCTCTGCTGACCAAAGTGGGCGAGTCGGTCAAACATGTGGCGGGCGGCTACAGGCTGAGAGCGCGACCGCCCGAGTTCTGCGCCATGGGAGATTACCTTGACACTTTCAGCCAGAAACTGGGAACCATCGACCGCATTGCTCAGAGGATCCTCAGAGAGCAATCAG AATACCTCGTGGAGCTGCGGGAATATGGAAGTGTGTACTCCAACTGGGCACGCTCCGAGGAGGTGttgcagcgccccctggagggTGTGGCTAGCTGCATGACGACCTGCAGCGGAGCGCTGGACGACCTCAGCGAGAGCATGAGTCAGGACTTTCTACCTGTGCTCAGAGAGTACAGTCTCTATGTGGAGTCTATGAAG AACGTGCTAAGGAAGCGAGATCAGAGCCAGGCGGAGTATGAAGGACGACTAGAAGCGGCTGTGCTCCGTAAACAGGAAGACAAAACGCCT ATACcggtggaggtggagaagtgCCAGGACAAGGTGGAGTGCTTCAACGCAGACCTGAAGGCCGACTGGGATCGTTGGCAGAGCAACAAGAGACTGGACTTTAAGCAGCTTCTCAGCGGCATGgctgacaaaaatgtcagctACTATGAAAAG TGCCAGGCCGCGTGGGAATCGCTCATTACTGTGCTGCAGGACAAACCGACGGAGGACAAAACTAGTGAGACGAACTGA